One window of Papaver somniferum cultivar HN1 chromosome 9, ASM357369v1, whole genome shotgun sequence genomic DNA carries:
- the LOC113309490 gene encoding uncharacterized protein LOC113309490 isoform X1 encodes MTMHTLFSEHPMSIPNQTSPQSPLPPVHAHWWSAAGGLGSQLLYGESFGTNNQLMKLSSSSPMDNNNHNNPSLRFGDQLTDVQHGIDLGPQYQQKENYYSAPRQFTILPGDGREPLLKVQKALPFTSTLPEYALRQSSRPEYQACFGLGLGQPMIRPNYPNISPYYGMYATYGGYQTTAMTQGRVMLPLNVNTEDGPIFVNSKQYRRIMQRRLCRAKAQHGKKVAKVRKPYLHESRHLHAMRRARGCGGRFLTKNASAGKGGTGIDDIQLSQLSGSLMSEVAHSDSRNANSSEGNGNISTLSGSEVTSIYSRGDLYYFQIDPLRLTGFHSLPNMIDSGAQVLSMSNKWVTVPEGYGDLLKV; translated from the exons ATGACAATGCATACGTTATTCAGCGAACATCCTATGAGTATTCCTAATCAAACTTCACCACAATCACCACTTCCTCCAGTGCATGCGCATTGGTGGAGTGCTGCTGGCGGCCTTGGATCTCAATTGCTTTACGGTGAGTCTTTTGGTACTAATAACCAGTTAATGAAGCTGTCATCTTCATCTCCAATGGacaacaacaaccacaacaacCCTAGTCTTAGATTTGGTGATCAGCTCACTGATGTCCAACATGGGATAGACCTAGGTCCGCAGTATCAGCAGAAGGAGAACTACTACAGTGCTCCTCGACAGTTCACTATTTTACCTG GTGATGGCAGAGAACCGTTGTTGAAGGTTCAGAAGGCTCTTCCATTTACGTCAACCTTGCCTGAGTATGCTCTACGGCAATCATCTCGACCTGAGTATCAAGCTTGTTTCGGTTTAGGACTTGGCCAACCTATG ATCCGTCCAAACTATCCTAACATTAGTCCTTATTATGGCATGTATGCAACTTATGGCGGATACCAAACAACAGCG ATGACACAGGGCCGCGTGATGTTGCCATTGAATGTGAACACGGAAGATGGACCGATCTTCGTGAATTCAAAGCAGTACCGTAGAATAATGCAGCGACGTCTTTGCCGTGCAAAAGCACAGCATGGAAAGAAGGTCGCCAAAGTTCGAAAG CCTTACCTTCATGAATCGCGCCATCTCCATGCAATGCGTCGAGCAAGGGGATGCGGAGGTCGTTTCCTTACGAAGAATGCAAGTGCTGGAAAAGGTGGGACTGGCATCGATGACATCCAGCTTTCTCAACTATCCGGGTCTTTGATGTCTGAAGTTGCGCATTCAGACAGCAGAAATGCAAATTCTTCAGAGGGGAACGGAAACATATCTACTTTGTCAGGTTCAGAAGTAACTAGCATCTATTCAAGGGGAGATCTGTACTATTTTCAGATTGATCCTCTGCGTTTGACAGGCTTTCATAGTCTTCCAAACATGATCGACAGTGGAGCTCAAGTTCTTTCCATGTCCAACAAGTGGGTCACTGTACCTGAGGGCTACGGTGACCTGCTAAAAGTTTGA
- the LOC113309490 gene encoding uncharacterized protein LOC113309490 isoform X2: protein MTMHTLFSEHPMSIPNQTSPQSPLPPVHAHWWSAAGGLGSQLLYGESFGTNNQLMKLSSSSPMDNNNHNNPSLRFGDQLTDVQHGIDLGPQYQQKENYYSAPRQFTILPGDGREPLLKVQKALPFTSTLPEYALRQSSRPEYQACFGLGLGQPMIRPNYPNISPYYGMYATYGGYQTTAGRVMLPLNVNTEDGPIFVNSKQYRRIMQRRLCRAKAQHGKKVAKVRKPYLHESRHLHAMRRARGCGGRFLTKNASAGKGGTGIDDIQLSQLSGSLMSEVAHSDSRNANSSEGNGNISTLSGSEVTSIYSRGDLYYFQIDPLRLTGFHSLPNMIDSGAQVLSMSNKWVTVPEGYGDLLKV, encoded by the exons ATGACAATGCATACGTTATTCAGCGAACATCCTATGAGTATTCCTAATCAAACTTCACCACAATCACCACTTCCTCCAGTGCATGCGCATTGGTGGAGTGCTGCTGGCGGCCTTGGATCTCAATTGCTTTACGGTGAGTCTTTTGGTACTAATAACCAGTTAATGAAGCTGTCATCTTCATCTCCAATGGacaacaacaaccacaacaacCCTAGTCTTAGATTTGGTGATCAGCTCACTGATGTCCAACATGGGATAGACCTAGGTCCGCAGTATCAGCAGAAGGAGAACTACTACAGTGCTCCTCGACAGTTCACTATTTTACCTG GTGATGGCAGAGAACCGTTGTTGAAGGTTCAGAAGGCTCTTCCATTTACGTCAACCTTGCCTGAGTATGCTCTACGGCAATCATCTCGACCTGAGTATCAAGCTTGTTTCGGTTTAGGACTTGGCCAACCTATG ATCCGTCCAAACTATCCTAACATTAGTCCTTATTATGGCATGTATGCAACTTATGGCGGATACCAAACAACAGCG GGCCGCGTGATGTTGCCATTGAATGTGAACACGGAAGATGGACCGATCTTCGTGAATTCAAAGCAGTACCGTAGAATAATGCAGCGACGTCTTTGCCGTGCAAAAGCACAGCATGGAAAGAAGGTCGCCAAAGTTCGAAAG CCTTACCTTCATGAATCGCGCCATCTCCATGCAATGCGTCGAGCAAGGGGATGCGGAGGTCGTTTCCTTACGAAGAATGCAAGTGCTGGAAAAGGTGGGACTGGCATCGATGACATCCAGCTTTCTCAACTATCCGGGTCTTTGATGTCTGAAGTTGCGCATTCAGACAGCAGAAATGCAAATTCTTCAGAGGGGAACGGAAACATATCTACTTTGTCAGGTTCAGAAGTAACTAGCATCTATTCAAGGGGAGATCTGTACTATTTTCAGATTGATCCTCTGCGTTTGACAGGCTTTCATAGTCTTCCAAACATGATCGACAGTGGAGCTCAAGTTCTTTCCATGTCCAACAAGTGGGTCACTGTACCTGAGGGCTACGGTGACCTGCTAAAAGTTTGA